One region of Ostrinia nubilalis chromosome 14, ilOstNubi1.1, whole genome shotgun sequence genomic DNA includes:
- the LOC135078313 gene encoding vam6/Vps39-like protein: MHEAYEASHILNVTVQIEAIAAYDGNLLLGTRQGHLLMYSLSSNNGNQKYDIQLLRYCKNFSKKPIQQIDVIPEDNLLLCLTDNILATYDINGVNFPLVKTFPQTKGASLFALDNKSTISMTGESNSIVHLCVAVRRKLQLYYGKNGEFKQHLFEFTIPDVPKVMAWGQQYLCVGFKAEYTLYDLSSGKPKELFPTSSSRSLEPTIAKYSDTSFLLGRDQASVLVEEAEEIEIKKTIKWPEAPIAVVWDEPFILGLVQDEIKVQTVEPPLFIQTLPELKKARLMYRCKRGLIFVSSVGQVWCLSAVDVNKQREQLLKDKQFQIAIDLTVPASMVLLVFLFLKFAVIYIDTSYIIFLNRPFNIVKSTTKYTSTYFTFIIKQYLRLNRQASKMPLFVKNVKGTMALLLQKLSECSEEEKKKSIQSIQRLYAYDLFDNCLYSQSMKEFIKLQTDPAEVIHLFPELDGKESECSKNKKLKGKDLENALYALIEYLVDVRSAIGQNKSEAGPSQEQASRRNVTQQLELIDTTLLKCYLQTNDALIAPLLRLNNCQLEETERTLLKHGKHSELIILYQTKGQHTKALQLLREQAKQPDSSLKGYTRTKNYLQNLGAEHINLIFKFSDWILKEHPEEGLKIFTEDKVEVENLPRPKILDFLLREHENLVIPYLEHLIHTWNDNNPLFHDALISMYRDKVTTKKGDITEEEYQHTKAKLVAFLEKSPHYTPERVILHFPADSLFEERAVILGKLGRHEQALAIYVQILGDVDRAIRYCENVCDTIKDKNQDVYVILMRILMHPDKSAALSGPLADVARHPATAAPDLETALAILEKHADKISPLKVDVYVTLMRILMHPDKSAALSGPLADVARHPATAAPDLETALAILEKHADKISPLKALSVLPDSVPLSRLKHFLESALDGQLTLKRRSQILKGLLYAEHMQVQELKHFHESKNVVIADYDVCPVCKKRFGNQSAFVRYPNGEIVHYSCTSKQPVAAR, from the exons ATGCACGAAGCATACGAAGCCTCTCATATACTGAATGTGACCGTACAAATCGAAGCAATTGCTGCTTACG ATGGAAATTTGTTGTTGGGTACCCGGCAAGGTCATTTATTGATGTACTCATTGTCTTCGAACAATGGCAATCAAAAGTATGACATACAATTGCTTAGATACTGCAAGAATTTTAGCAAGAAACCTATACAGCAAATAGATGTGATACCAG AGGACAATCTACTCTTGTGTTTAACAGACAACATTCTGGCAACATATGACATTAATGGTGTTAATTTTCCACTGGTTAAAACTTTTCCACAAACCAAAGGTGCTTCATTGTTTGCTTTAGATAATAAG TCCACAATATCGATGACTGGGGAGTCCAATTCCATAGTACATCTTTGTGTGGCAGTGAGAAGAAAGCTTCAGTTGTATTATGGTAAAAACGGTGAATTCAAACAACATTTGTTTGAGTTCACAATACCTGATGTTCCTAAAGTCATGGCATGGGGTCAGCAGTATTTGTGTGTGGGGTTCAAAGCTGAATATACTTTGTACGAT CTCTCATCAGGAAAACCCAAAGAGTTATTCCCAACAAGCAGTTCCAGATCTCTGGAGCCCACAATAGCCAAATATTCTGATACCTCATTCCTCCTGGGCCGAGATCAGGCATCTGTTCTGGTTGAGGAAGCTGAGGAGATAGAAATTAAGAAAACCATTAAGTGGCCTGAGGCACCTATTGCTGTTG TTTGGGATGAGCCATTCATTTTAGGATTAGTGCAAGATGAAATCAAGGTGCAAACTGTTGAACCACCACTATTTATACAAACCTTACCTGAACTCAAGAAAGCAAGACTGATGTACAG ATGTAAGCGCGGCTTGATATTCGTGTCGTCTGTGGGGCAGGTGTGGTGCCTCAGCGCCGTGGATGTGAACAAACAGCGCGAGCAGCTACTGAAAGACAAGCAGTTTCAGATAGCAATCGACTTGACG GTTCCAGCTTCGATGGTCTTACTGGTATTTCTGTTTCTTAAATTTGCTGTGat ATATATAGACACAAGTTATATAATTTTCCTCAATAGACcatttaatattgtaaagtCAACAACTAAGTACACAAG TacctattttacttttattataaaacaGTATTTGCGTTTGAACAGACAAGCTTCCAAAATGCCTCTTTTTGTTAAAAACGTTAAGGGCACTATGGCTCTGTTACTTCAG AAATTATCCGAATGTTCCGAGGAAGAGAAGAAGAAATCGATACAGTCTATCCAACGGTTGTACGCATACGACTTGTTCGACAATTGTTTATACTCGCAGTCCATGAAGGAGTTCATCAAGTTGCAAACTGATCCTGCAGAGGTCATTCACCTGTTCCCAGAACTCGATGGCAAGGAGAGTGAGTGCTCAAAGAACAAGAAACTGAAAGGGAAGGATCTAGAAAATGCTTTATATGCGTTGATAGAGTATTTAGTGGACGTGCGATCGGCCATCGGGCAGAATAAGTCGGAGGCTGGGCCTAGCCAGGAGCAAGCCAGCCGAAGGAATGTCACTCAGCAGCTGGAGCTGATTGATACCACTTTGTTGAAGTGCTACTTGCag ACGAATGACGCGCTCATCGCGCCCCTACTTCGTCTCAACAATTGTCAGCTGGAAGAAACCGAAAGGACGCTGCTCAAACATGGCAAACATAGCGAGCTCATCATCTTGTACCAAACTAAGGGGCAACACACCAAAGCTTTACAGCTGCTCAGGGAACAGGCGAAGCAACCCGACTCGAGTCTCAAAGGGTACACAAGAACTAAGAATTATTTGCAGAACCTTG GTGCGGAACATATAAATCTAATATTCAAGTTTTCCGATTGGATCTTGAAAGAACACCCGGAAGAAGGACTGAAGATATTCACAGAAGACAAAGTGGAAGTGGAGAACCTCCCTCGCCCCAAAATACTTGACTTCTTATTGAGAGAACACGAGAACCTAGTGATACCATATTTAGAACATTTGATACACACGTGGAACGACAACAATCCTTTGTTCCACGATGCCTTGATCAGTATGTACAGGGACAAAGTGACCACTAAAAAAGGCGATATAACCGAGGAAGAGTATCAGCATACGAAAGCGAAGTTGGTGGCGTTCTTAGAAAAGTCTCCTCATTATACACCAGAGAGGGTAATACTACATTTTCCCGCGGATAGCCTTTTTGAAGAGCGGGCTGTTATTTTGGGCAAACTCGGTCGACATGAGCAAGCCCTGGCGATATATGTACAGATTTTGG gTGACGTAGACAGAGCGATCCGTTACTGCGAGAACGTGTGCGACACAATCAAGGACAAGAATCAGGACGTGTACGTGATCTTGATGCGGATCCTCATGCACCCGGACAAGAGTGCGGCCCTGAGTGGGCCCCTGGCCGACGTGGCGCGCCACCCCGCCACCGCCGCGCCCGACCTGGAGACGGCCCTGGCGATACTGGAGAAGCATGCGGACAAGATCTCGCCCTTGAAGGTA GACGTGTACGTGACCCTCATGCGGATCCTCATGCACCCGGACAAGAGTGCGGCCCTGAGTGGGCCCCTGGCCGACGTGGCGCGCCACCCCGCCACCGCCGCGCCCGACCTCGAGACGGCCCTGGCGATACTGGAGAAGCACGCGGACAAGATCTCGCCCTTGAAG GCGCTGTCAGTTCTACCAGACTCGGTGCCGTTAAGCCGCCTGAAGCACTTCCTGGAGAGTGCACTGGACGGCCAGCTCACGCTCAAGCGCCGCTCGCAGATACTTAAGGGGCTCCTCTACGCTGAGCACATGCAG GTACAAGAGCTGAAGCATTTCCACGAGTCGAAGAACGTGGTGATAGCAGACTACGACGTGTGTCCAGTTTGCAAGAAGCGATTCGGCAACCAGAGCGCTTTCGTGCGGTACCCCAACGGAGAAATCGTCCACTACTCCTGCACCTCCAAACAACCTGTAGCTGCGCGATAG